The Benincasa hispida cultivar B227 chromosome 11, ASM972705v1, whole genome shotgun sequence genome has a segment encoding these proteins:
- the LOC120092033 gene encoding uncharacterized protein LOC120092033, which translates to MGSLNSSSSPFSSLQILPSSSSPSPSSSLVKFKAVLQTLILSLARAISRAKTTAFHILKQANHQYAIALKRNKKKLLYGSFRLHYNWCSVSSNYYNSHVTPPVITWDHEYSGGGGGGGDQLGGYLEWLEERENNNKIKNEEGVNEIDKLAEIFIARSHEKFKLEKQESYRRFQDMIG; encoded by the coding sequence atgggTTCCcttaattcttcttcttccccattttcttcactccaaatcttgccttcatcttcatctccatctccatcttcaagctTAGTGAAATTCAAAGCTGTTTTGCAGACTCTCATTCTTTCTCTAGCTAGAGCTATCTCCCGAGCCAAAACGACGGCGTTTCACATCTTAAAACAAGCCAACCATCAATACGCCATAGCTTTGAAGAGGAACAAGAAGAAGCTTCTTTATGGCTCCTTTAGACTTCACTACAATTGGTGCTCTGTTTCTTCTAATTATTATAATTCTCACGTGACTCCGCCAGTGATCACGTGGGACCATGAATACtccggcggcggcggcggcggcggtgACCAGCTTGGTGGGTATTTGGAGTGGCTGGAGGAGAGAGAGAAtaataataagattaaaaatgaaGAGGGTGTTAATGAAATTGATAAATTGGCTGAGATTTTTATTGCAAGGTCTCATGAGAAATTCAAGCTTGAAAAACAAGAGTCTTATCGGAGATTTCAAGACATGATTGGCTAG